The genomic region GAATTGACGGGGGCCCGCACAAGCGGTGGAGCATGTGGTTTAATTCGATGCAACGCGAAGAACCTTACCTGGTCTTGACATCCACAGAAGAATCCAGAGATGGATTTGTGCCTTCGGGAACTGTGAGACAGGTGCTGCATGGCTGTCGTCAGCTCGTGTTGTGAAATGTTGGGTTAAGTCCCGCAACGAGCGCAACCCTTATCCTTTGTTGCCAGCGGTCCGGCCGGGAACTCAAAGGAGACTGCCAGTGATAAACTGGAGGAAGGTGGGGATGACGTCAAGTCATCATGGCCCTTACGACCAGGGCTACACACGTGCTACAATGGCATATACAAAGAGAAGCGACCTCGCGAGAGCAAGCGGACCTCATAAAGTATGTCGTAGTCCGGATTGGAGTCTGCAACTCGACTCCATGAAGTCGGAATCGCTAGTAATCGTGGATCAGAATGCCACGGTGAATACGTTCCCGGGCCTTGTACACACCGCCCGTCACACCATGGGAGTGGGTTGCAAAAGAAGTAGGTAGCTTAACCTTCGGGAGGGCGCTTACCACTTTGTGATTCATGACTGGGGTGAAGTCGTAACAAGGTAACCGTAGGGGAACCTGCGGTTGGATCACCTCCTTACCTTAAAGAACCTGCCTTTGTAGTGTCCACACAGATTGTCTGATGAAAAACGAGCAGTAAAACCTCTACAGGCTTGTAGCTCAGGTGGTTAGAGCGCACCCCTGATAAGGGTGAGGTCGGTGGTTCAAGTCCACTCAGGCCTACCAAATTCGCTCCCGTGCTTTGTTGTGGCAAAGCTCGCATACCTAAGTATGCTTCGCTTCACCACGCCGCGCCCGGAAACGAATTGGGGATGAGGTTTAACTACACTGTATGGGGCTATAGCTCAGCTGGGAGAGCGCCTGCTTTGCACGCAGGAGGTCTGCGGTTCGATCCCGCATAGCTCCACCATACTGTAGAACATTTACTTAAGAAAACTTCAGAGTGTACCTGAAAGGGTTCACTGCGAAGTTTTGCTCTTTAAAAATCTGGATCAAGCTGAAAAATTGAAACGACACACAGTCAATGTGTGTTCGAGTCTCTCAAATTTTCGCAAGTCGATGATGAATCGAAAGAAACATCTTCGGGTTGTGAGGTTAAGCGACTAAGCGTACACGGTGGATGCCCTGGCAGTCAGAGGCGATGAAGGACGTGCTAATCTGCGAAAAGCGTCGGTAAGGTGATATGAACCGTTATAGCCGGCGATGTCCGAATGGGGAAACCCAGTGCAATTCGTTGCACTATCGTTAACTGAATACATAGGTTAACGAGGCGAACCGGGGGAACTGAAACATCTAAGTACCCCGAGGAAAAGAAATCAACCGAGATTCCCCCAGTAGCGGCGAGCGAACGGGGAGCAGCCCAGAGCCTGAATCAGCATATGTGGTAGTGGAACGGTCTGGAAAGGCCGGCGATACAGGGTGACAGCCCCGTACACAAAATCACACATGTTGTGAGCTCGATGAGTAGGGCGGGACACGTGGTATCCTGTCTGAATATGGGGGGACCATCCTCCAAGGCTAAATACTCCTGACTGACCGATAGTGAACCAGTACCGTGAGGGAAAGGCGAAAAGAACCCCGGCGAGGGGAGTGAAAAAGAACCTGAAACCGTGTACGTACAAGCAGTGGGAGCCTCTTTTATGGGGTGACTGCGTACCTTTTGTATAATGGGTCAGCGACTTATATTCTGTAGCAAGGTTAACCGAATAGGGGAGCCGAAGGGAAACCGAGTCTTAACTGGGCGTTAAGTTGCAGGGTATAGACCCGAAACCCGGTGATCTAGCCATGGGCAGGTTGAAGGTTGGGTAACACTAACTGGAGGACCGAACCGACTAATGTTGAAAAATTAGCGGATGACTTGTGGCTGGGGGTGAAAGGCCAATCAAACCGGGAGATAGCTGGTTCTCCCCGAAAGCTATTTAGGTAGCGCCTCGTGAATTCATCTTCGGGGGTAGAGCACTGTTTCGGCTAGGGGGTCATCCCGACTTACCAACCCGATGCAAACTACGAATACCGAAGAATGTTATCACGGGAGACACACGGCGGGTGCTAACGTCCGTCGTGAAGAGGGAAACAACCCAGACCGCCAGCTAAGGTCCCAAAGTCATGGTTAAGTGGGAAACGATGTGGGAAGGCTCAGACAGCCAGGATGTTGGCTTAGAAGCAGCCATCATTTAAAGAAAGCGTAATAGCTCACTGGTCGAGTCGGCCTGCGCGGAAGATGTAACGGGGCTAAACCATGCACCGAAGCTGCGGCAGCGACACTATGTGTTGTTGGGTAGGGGAGCGTTCTGTAAGCCTGTGAAGGTGTACTGTGAGGTATGCTGGAGGTATCAGAAGTGCGAATGCTGACATAAGTAACGATAAAGCGGGTGAAAAGCCCGCTCGCCGGAAGACCAAGGGTTCCTGTCCAACGTTAATCGGGGCAGGGTGAGTCGACCCCTAAGGCGAGGCCGAAAGGCGTAGTCGATGGGAAACAGGTTAATATTCCTGTACCTGGTGTTACTGCGAAGGGGGGACGGAGAAGGCTATGTTGGCCGGGCGACGGTTGTCCCGGTTTAAGCGTGTAGGTGTGTGTACCAGGTAAATCCGGTTCACTTTAACACTGAGGCGTGATGACGAGGCACTACGGTGCTGAAGTGACAAATGCCCTGCTTCCAGGAAAAGCCTCTAAGCATCAGGTAACATCAGATCGTACCCCAAACCGACACAGGTGGTCAGGTAGAGAATACCAAGGCGCTTGAGAGAACTCGGGTGAAGGAACTAGGCAAAATGGTGCCGTAACTTCGGGAGAAGGCACGCTGATATGTAGGTGAAGCGACGTGCTCGTGGAGCTGAAATCAGTCGAAGATACCAGCTGGCTGCAACTGTTTATTAAAAACACAGCACTGTGCAAACACGAAAGTGGACGTATACGGTGTGACGCCTGCCCGGTGCCGGAAGGTTAATTGATGGGGTTATCCGTAAGGAGAAGCTCTTGATCGAAGCCCCGGTAAACGGCGGCCGTAACTATAACGGTCCTAAGGTAGCGAAATTCCTTGTCGGGTAAGTTCCGACCTGCACGAATGGCGTAATGATGGCCAGGCTGTCTCCACCCGAGACTCAGTGAAATTGAACTCGCTGTGAAGATGCAGTGTACCCGCGGCAAGACGGAAAGACCCCGTGAACCTTTACTATAGCTTGACACTGAACACTGGTCCTTGATGTGTAGGATAGGTGGGAGGCTTTGAAGCGTGGACGCCAGTCTGCGTGGAGCCGCCCTTGAAATACCACCCTTTAATGGCTGGTGTTCTAACGTAGGCCCGTGATCCGGGTTGCGGACAGTGTCTGGTGGGTAGTTTGACTGGGGCGGTCTCCTCCTAAAGAGTAACGGAGGAGCACGAAGGTTAGCTAATCCTGGTCGGACATCAGGAGGTTAGTGCAAAGGCATAAGCTAGCTTGACTGCGAGCGTGACGGCGCGAGCAGGTGCGAAAGCAGGTCTTAGTGATCCGGTGGTTCTGAATGGAAGGGCCATCGCTCAACGGATAAAAGGTACTCCGGGGATAACAGGCTGATACCGCCCAAGAGTTCATATCGACGGCGGTGTTTGGCACCTCGATGTCGGCTCATCACATCCTGGGGCTGAAGTAGGTCCCAAGGGTATGGCTGTTCGCCATTTAAAGTGGTACGCGAGCTGGGTTTAGAACGTCGTGAGACAGTTCGGTCCCTATCTGCCGTGGGCGCTGGAGAATTGAGGGGGGCTGCTCCTAGTACGAGAGGACCGGAGTGGACGCATCACTGGTGTTCGGGTTGTCATGCCAATGGCACTGCCCGGTAGCTAAATGCGGAAGAGATAAGTGCTGAAAGCATCTAAGCACGAAACTTGCCCCGAGATGAGTTCTCCCTGAGACTATAAGTCTCCTGAAGGAACGTTGAAGACGACGACGTTGATAGGCCGGGTGTGTAAGCGCAGCGATGCGTTGAGCTAACCGGTACTAATGAACCGTGAGGCTTAACCTTACAACGCCGAAGATGTTTTGGCGGATTGAGAGAAGATTTTCAGCTTAGATTCAGAGTCCGAAGGATTTTGCGCTGAGACAAGGCGGCAAACGCGGCGACGGAAGGAGCATACACAGGTATGTGACTGACGTTCGCAAGAGCAGCCAACGCAGTATGAGCGCAAAAGACACAGGACAGAGCAACAGAATTTGCCTGGCGGCTTTAGCGCGGTGGTCCCACCTGACCCCATGCCGAACTCAGAAGTGAAACGCCGTAGCGCCGATGGTAGTGTGGGGTCTCCCCATGTGAGAGTAGGGAACTGCCAGGCATCAAATTTAGCGTGCTGATATGGCTCAGTTGGTAGAGCGCACCCTTGGTAAGGGTGAGGTCCCCAGTTCGACTCTGGGTATCAGCACCACTTAATTAGGTTAAAGTTCGGCACAGTAGAAAAGAATTTGTCTGGCGGCTGTAGCGCGGTGGTCCCACCTGACCCCATGCCGAACTCAGAAGTGAAACGCCGTAGCGCCGATGGTAGTGTGGGGTCTCCCCATGTGAGAGTAGGGAACTGCCAGACATCAAATAAGTGAGAAGGCCATCCGAAAGGATGGCCTTTTTGCATTTCTACGCTGCACAAACTGTAGTCCGGGTAAGGCGAAGCCGCCACCCGGCATAACAAACGATTAATGAATTACCTGCGACAGAAATGCCCGCGTACGTTCTGACTTAGGATGCGCAAAGAACTCATCCGGTGGTGCTTGCTCAACAATCTCACCACGATCCATAAAGATCACCCGGTCAGCCACTGTTCTGGCAAACCCCATCTCATGCGTTACACACAGCATTGTCATTCCGGACTGCGCCAGTCCAATCATGGTATCCAACACTTCTTTGACCATTTCAGGATCCAGCGCTGAAGTGGGCTCATCAAACAGCATAATCTTGGGCTTCATGCATAAAGATCGGGCGATTGCCACGCGCTGTTGTTGTCCACCTGAAATTTGCCCTGGAAACTTATGCGCATGCTCAGCGATGCGTACACGCTCCAGATAATGCATCGCCAGCACTTCAGCCTCTTTCGAAGGCATCTTTCGTACCCAAATCGGTGCCAGAGTACAGTTTTGCAGAACGGTAAGGTGAGGAAAGAGATTAAAATGTTGGAAAACCATACCAACTTCCTGTCTGACGCGCTCAATGTTGCGAATATCTTCATTGATCTCGATACCATCCACAACAATGCGTCCCTTCTGATGTTCTTCCAGATGGTTAATGCAGCGGATAGTGGTAGATTTACCCGAACCCGAAGGCCCACATAACACAATACGCTCCCCCTGTTTCACCTTCAGATTGATATTTTTAAGAACATGAAACTGTCCGTACCACTTGTTAACGTTTTCTAGCGTAATCATCGCGTCGGCAGGTTGCATTAATAATTGGCTCATAGAATCCTCAGTGCGGTGTACGCCCGGTGTTAAAGCGCTTTTCCAGATGCTGGCTGTAGCGCGACATACTGAAACAGAAAACCCAGTAAATCAGTGCAGCGAAAACATAACCTTCAGTGGACATACCCAGCCAGACCGGGTCAACCGTTGCCTGTTGTACGCTACTGAACAGATCAAACAATCCGATAATGATGACCAGACTGGTATCTTTAAAGAGAGCGATGATGGTGTTAACCAGCCCTGGAATGACCAACTTCAGCGCCTGGGGAAGAATGACCAGACCCTGAGTTTTCCAGTAGCCCAGAGCCAGTGATTCTGCGGCTTCGTACTGCCCTTTCGGCAGAGCCTGTAATCCTCCACGAACGACTTCTGCCACATAGGCTGACTGAAAAAGGATCACTCCAACCAGTGCACGAATGAGCTTATCAATACTGGTGCCTTCCGCCATAAACAGGGGAAGCATCACCGATGACATAAACAACACGGTGATTAACGGTACCCCTCGCCAGAACTCGATGAAGATGACCGAGAGGATCCGCACGACAGGCATATGGGAGCGTCTTCCCAGCGCCAACAAAATGCCCAGCGGAAGTGCTCCTGCAATGCCAACAGCCGCGATGATCAGCGTGAGCGTCAGCCCGCCCCACTGTCGGGTTTCGACGCGTTCGAGCCCCAACAGTCCACCATATAAAAGCCACCAGACAACAAGGGGGTAGAGAATGCCCCAGGCCACGATATAACGGCCACGTCGTGGCATAGCTTTCCAGAACATCGGCGCAATGGAAAGCAGCCCGATAATCAGTGCCAGGTTGATACGCCAGCGTTGATCGTGTGGATAAAGCCCATACATGAAATGCCCAAAACGTTCATGGACAAATACCCAGCAGGCACCGGCTTTCGTGCAGTCTGCCCGGGTTGACCCGATCCAATTGGCCTGCAAGAACGCCCAATTGATTAATGGCGGGATGAGTTCCCACATCAGCCATACGCACACGAGCGTCAGCAGGCTATTAAACCAACTGGAAAACAGATTCTTACGCATCCACAGCAGTGGGTGAGCACTACTACCGGTGCTGACCGGGCGCGGGGGATGAGATAACAGTACTTTCGTCATCATGATTCCTTAGCGCTCAACAAGGGCGATTCGTCGGTTGTAGATATTCATCAGCAGCGAAATGCTAAGACTGATTATCAGATATACCGACATCGTAATGGCGATCGTTTCAATGGCTTGTCCCGTCTGGTTCAGCACCGTTCCGGCAAACAGAGAAACCATATCCGGATAGCCGATCGCGGCGGCAAGCGAAGAGTTTTTAACAATATTCAGATATTGGCTGGTCAGGGGAGGAATAATTACCCGCAGCGCCTGAGGGATAATGACCTGGCGCAGCGTCACGGTATTAGGTAATCCCAGAGAGCGGGCGGCCTCATGCTGACCATAAGGTACTGCCTGAATACCTGCACGGATGATTTCGGCAATAAACGCCGAGGTATAAACCGAAAGCGCCAGTGTCAGTGCCGCCAGCTCTGGGATTAGCACCATGCCGCCGCGGAAATTAAACCCACGGAGCTGGGGGATTTCCCAGTGAAGCGCAGCACCGAAAAGCCAGTGCGCTGCTAATGGCAGCAGCACAATCACCCCTAATGCGCCGGGCCAGGTTCTGCGCAATTGTCCCGTTTTCGTTTGGTGTTGCTTATTAAAGCGAAAAAGCGCAATAGAAACTGCAACCGCGAGTAAGACGGCAATTCCGAAAGCGAGAAGACCATCACCCATCTGTGGTGCGGGTATGTAAAGTCCACGATTGCTCAGAAAGACGATGTCCAGCGCGTCGACGGCCTGACGCGGGCCGGGTAAATTGCGCAGCACGGCAAAGTACCAGAAAAAGATTTGCAGAAGAGGCGGGATATTACGGAACGTCTCAATATAAATCGTCGAGAGCTTTCGCAGCAGCCAGTTGTCGGAAAGACGTGCCAGTCCCAGAAAAAAACCCAGAAACGACGCAAAAACAATGCACAGTGCGGACACCAGTAGCGTATTCAGTAACCCCACCACAAATACGCGGCCGTAAGTATCGCCTTGTTGATAGTCGATCAGGTGTTGGACGATACCAAATCCTGCGCTACGGTCGAGAAAAGCAAAGCCCGAGGTAATGCCGCGATTGCTCAGGTTATTGATCGTGTTATGAATTAAGTAAATGGCGACGGCAATGACCGCAATAATGGCAAGGATCTGAAATAGCCAGGCACGGATCGCGGGATTAGAAAAGGAGAATGATCCTTTTACATTTAAGCGGCGATGGAACATAAGAAAACCTCGGTAACCATGACTCTGAACTGAGCGCCGCAGCAACGGCGCTCGTTACATCACAACGACTCAACGCACAGGAGGAGCGTATTGGATACCGCCGTTATTCCACAGATTGTTTTGTCCACGTTTTATCTTCAGTGGGCTTTCTGAACCGACGTTGCGTTCAAAGATCTCAGCGTAGTTACCAACCTGTTTGATGATGTTATAGGCCCATTTATTATCAAGCTTCAGATCCTTACCATAATCCCCTTCTTTCCCTAGCAGATGCGCCATGTCCGGTGTCGCTGGGTTTGCCGCTTTTTCGTCAACGTTTTTGGAGTTCACGCCCATCTCTTCTGCGTTCAGCATAGCGAATAATGTCCAACGCACGATCGAGAACCATTCATCATCACCACGGCGAACAACTGGCCCCAGCGGTTCTTTAGATATTACTTCTGGCAAAACGATCCATTCTGCGGGGTTACTGAGCTTAATGCGCAGGGCATAAAGCTGAGACTGGTCAGAGGCAAGCGTGTCGCATCGTCCGGATTCCAGCGCTTTTGCTGACTCATCGGAACGGTCAAACGTCACTGGCGTATATTTCATGTTGTTCGCTTTGAAGTAGTCAGCCACGTTCAGTTCAGTATCTGTACCTGCCTGAATACAGACGGTGGCACCATCCAGCTCTTTCGCACTTTTCAGACCCGCTTTGTTATGCGTCAGAAAACCGATGCCATCGTAGTAAGTTACGCCAGTGAAGGACATGCCCATACCGGCATCACGGGAAGAGGTCCAGGTCGTATTACGGGAGAGAAGATCAACCTCGCCAGACTGTAATGCGGTAAAGCGTTCTTTTGCGGTGAGCGGGGTATATTTCACTTTTGTATCATCGCCCAACACAGCGGCGGCAACGCCACGGCAGACATCCACATCTATTCCAGAGAATTTCCCATCTGCGTCAGCATAAGAAAAACCGGGCAGACCGTCACTGATACCACATTGAACAAAACCTTTCTTTTTTACTGCATCCAGCGTTGTGCCAGCATGCGCCTGAGTGGCAACCGCAAGCAGCACGCTGGCAGCGGCCAGCGTGGTTATCATCATCTTTTTCATAATGCATCCTGTGTGGCGAAATTATTGTTATAGAGACGTTTTGCAACATCTATTACCTGTCTGTGGCTTTGGCCATACTCTCTTAAGCAAAGGGAGTGCCAAATTTATGCGTACGATTACACGCCGCAATATGCTGAGTGTAGACAGGAAAAAATAAGTTCATTGCCCAGGAATGGTGCGAAATTGAAACGTAAGCCACATTTTGGAGCAAAATATTTATAACAACGTTTATTAAGGGAAATAAAGATTGGGGCGTGAATATCGACAAGGTGAGTATCTGGAAAAAAACTAATGAAAAAGAATGAGAAAGGAAAAACCGTCGTTGAATGTTGAGAGCGCAGCAGCGCTGCGCTCTCATGTGCTTATTTAGAGAGGGCTATAATCCCCATCGTCAGGCCCGCCACGGCAGCGGCTCCCCCGGCAATCGCACCCGCGGTTTCCCAGTTGTCCTGAGTAGAACCTTTCATACAGGTATTGGTGTGAACCAGAC from Citrobacter sp. RHB25-C09 harbors:
- a CDS encoding amino acid ABC transporter ATP-binding protein — translated: MSQLLMQPADAMITLENVNKWYGQFHVLKNINLKVKQGERIVLCGPSGSGKSTTIRCINHLEEHQKGRIVVDGIEINEDIRNIERVRQEVGMVFQHFNLFPHLTVLQNCTLAPIWVRKMPSKEAEVLAMHYLERVRIAEHAHKFPGQISGGQQQRVAIARSLCMKPKIMLFDEPTSALDPEMVKEVLDTMIGLAQSGMTMLCVTHEMGFARTVADRVIFMDRGEIVEQAPPDEFFAHPKSERTRAFLSQVIH
- a CDS encoding amino acid ABC transporter substrate-binding protein, with the protein product MKKMMITTLAAASVLLAVATQAHAGTTLDAVKKKGFVQCGISDGLPGFSYADADGKFSGIDVDVCRGVAAAVLGDDTKVKYTPLTAKERFTALQSGEVDLLSRNTTWTSSRDAGMGMSFTGVTYYDGIGFLTHNKAGLKSAKELDGATVCIQAGTDTELNVADYFKANNMKYTPVTFDRSDESAKALESGRCDTLASDQSQLYALRIKLSNPAEWIVLPEVISKEPLGPVVRRGDDEWFSIVRWTLFAMLNAEEMGVNSKNVDEKAANPATPDMAHLLGKEGDYGKDLKLDNKWAYNIIKQVGNYAEIFERNVGSESPLKIKRGQNNLWNNGGIQYAPPVR
- a CDS encoding amino acid ABC transporter permease, with product MFHRRLNVKGSFSFSNPAIRAWLFQILAIIAVIAVAIYLIHNTINNLSNRGITSGFAFLDRSAGFGIVQHLIDYQQGDTYGRVFVVGLLNTLLVSALCIVFASFLGFFLGLARLSDNWLLRKLSTIYIETFRNIPPLLQIFFWYFAVLRNLPGPRQAVDALDIVFLSNRGLYIPAPQMGDGLLAFGIAVLLAVAVSIALFRFNKQHQTKTGQLRRTWPGALGVIVLLPLAAHWLFGAALHWEIPQLRGFNFRGGMVLIPELAALTLALSVYTSAFIAEIIRAGIQAVPYGQHEAARSLGLPNTVTLRQVIIPQALRVIIPPLTSQYLNIVKNSSLAAAIGYPDMVSLFAGTVLNQTGQAIETIAITMSVYLIISLSISLLMNIYNRRIALVER
- a CDS encoding amino acid ABC transporter permease; translated protein: MTKVLLSHPPRPVSTGSSAHPLLWMRKNLFSSWFNSLLTLVCVWLMWELIPPLINWAFLQANWIGSTRADCTKAGACWVFVHERFGHFMYGLYPHDQRWRINLALIIGLLSIAPMFWKAMPRRGRYIVAWGILYPLVVWWLLYGGLLGLERVETRQWGGLTLTLIIAAVGIAGALPLGILLALGRRSHMPVVRILSVIFIEFWRGVPLITVLFMSSVMLPLFMAEGTSIDKLIRALVGVILFQSAYVAEVVRGGLQALPKGQYEAAESLALGYWKTQGLVILPQALKLVIPGLVNTIIALFKDTSLVIIIGLFDLFSSVQQATVDPVWLGMSTEGYVFAALIYWVFCFSMSRYSQHLEKRFNTGRTPH